A section of the Humulus lupulus chromosome 2, drHumLupu1.1, whole genome shotgun sequence genome encodes:
- the LOC133815153 gene encoding uncharacterized protein LOC133815153, with protein MKPDSSWYWRKLCHLRGKFSPAEVKNVGVTGIFKASKLYNNTLSQHPVGYHQAVWCRLFIPKHRFLLWQVVNSQLLTRDNILSFCIPLETLLCPVCGFYNESHTHLIFECYIPKKVIELIFAWMGFRAWPIEFTGWTVWLASRRPGVISSITNMILDAVIYYLRRNRNIYLFNGFTWTTDYLAIDIMNIIQYRLFIVKNRKLTLQEQRFIGKITM; from the coding sequence ATGAAGCCTGATTcaagctggtattggaggaaactTTGTCATTTGAGGGGAAAATTCAGTCCAGCTGAGGTGAAAAATGTTGGTGTAACAGGGATTTTTAAAGCCTCTAAACTCTATAATAATACTCTCAGCCAACATCCAGTGGGCTATCATCAAGCTGTTTGGTGCAGGCTATTTATCCCTAAGCATCGTTTCTTACTTTGGCAAGTGGTTAACTCTCAGCTTCTTACTCGAGACAACATACTCAGCTTCTGTATTCCTCTTGAAACTCTGTTATGTCCTGTTTGTGGTTTCTATAATGAGAGTCACACTCATCTTATCTTTGAGTGTTATATTCCCAAGAAGGTAATTGAATTAATCTTTGCTTGGATGGGGTTTAGAGCTTGGCCTATTGAGTTTACTGGTTGGACGGTTTGGCTTGCTAGTAGAAGACCTGGAGTCATTTCTTCCATCACCAATATGATTTTGGATGCTGTTATATATTACCTCCGGAGGAACCGAAACATATATTTGTTTAATGGGTTTACTTGGACAACTGATTATCTAGCTATTGATATCATGAATATTATCCAGTACAGGTTATTCATTGTTAAAAATAGGAAGTTAACATTACAGGAACAGAGATTTATAGGAAAAATTACAATGTAA